One Dromiciops gliroides isolate mDroGli1 chromosome 3, mDroGli1.pri, whole genome shotgun sequence DNA segment encodes these proteins:
- the LRRC58 gene encoding leucine-rich repeat-containing protein 58, with amino-acid sequence AGAGAGATATESELNLSRLGVSPEALAQELEVRAEERRGSRETQRLLLPHNRLVSLPRTLGASFPQLQLLDVSGNGLVALGPELLSLRCLRTLLAKNNRLGGPGSLPKGLAQAPLCRTLQVLNLSGNCFQEVPPALLEMRALQTLSLGGNQLHTIPPEIENLQSLEFLYLGGNFIKEIPPELANLPSLNYLVLCDNKIQSVPPQLAQLNSLRSLSLHNNLLTYLPREILSLVHLQELSLRGNPLVVRFVRDLTYDPPTLLELAGRTIKTRNISYTPCDLPGNLVRYLDLASNCPNPKCGGVYFDCCVRQIKFVDFCGKYRLPLMHYLCSPECSSPCSSASHSSTSQSESDSEDEASVAAHRMQKVLLG; translated from the exons gccggggccggggccggggccacCGCCACCGAGTCGGAGCTGAACCTGTCTCGCCTGGGGGTGTCCCCGGAGGCCCTGGCGCAGGAGTTGGAGGTGCGGGCCGAGGAGCGGCGGGGCTCCCGCGAGACGCAGCGGCTGCTGCTGCCACACAACCGACTGGTGTCGCTGCCGCGGACCCTGGGCGCCAGCTTCCCGCAGCTACAGCTGCTCGACGTGAGCGGCAACGGGCTGGTGGCGCTGGGGCCCGAGCTGCTGTCCCTGCGCTGCCTGCGCACGCTGCTGGCCAAGAACAACCGGCTCGGCGGCCCCGGCTCGCTGCCTAAGGGCCTGGCCCAGGCGCCGCTCTGCCGCACCCTGCAGGTGCTCAACCTCAGCGGCAACTGCTTCCAGGAGGTGCCCCCCGCGCTGCTCGAGATGCGGGCGCTGCAGACGCTCAGCCTCGGCGGCAACCAGCTGCACACCATCCCGCCCGAGATCGAGAACCTCCAAAG ctTAGAGTTTTTATACCTCGGAGGGAATTTCATCAAAGAGATCCCACCTGAACTAGCAAACTTGCCTTCCTTAAATTATCTGGTCTTGTGCGACAACAAGATTCAAAGTGTACCTCCTCAGCTAGCCCA GTTGAATTCCCTTCGTTCCCTTAGCCTCCATAATAATCTCCTGACATACCTGCCTCGGGAGATCCTTAGCCTAGTTCATTTGCAAGAGTTAAGCTTGCGAGGTAATCCCTTGGTGGTTCGTTTTGTCAGAGATTTAACCTATGACCCTCCAACTCTCCTGGAATTAGCTGGTCGGACCATTAAAACTCGAAATATTTCCTACACTCCTTGTGACCTTCCTGGAAACCTTGTTCGATACTTGGATTTGGCCAGCAACTGCCCAAACCCAAAGTGTGGAG GTGTCTACTTTGATTGCTGTGTTCGACAAATCAAATTCGTGGACTTTTGCGGGAAGTACCGGCTCCCCCTGATGCACTACCTGTGCTCTCCGGAGTGCTCTTCCCCATGTAGCTCGGCTTCTCACAGCTCCACATCCCAGAGTGAGTCAGATTCAGAAGATGAGGCGAGTGTTGCTGCCCACAGGATGCAGAAAGTTCTTCTTGGATGA